From a region of the Bacteroidota bacterium genome:
- a CDS encoding polysaccharide deacetylase family protein, giving the protein MFKVKPPKILRKLFRALVWNYPKQEHDIIYLTFDDGPCPEVTPWILETLRKADVKATFFCVGMNVEEYPDLYYQILKEGHVVGNHSYSHLKGFRANILEYLEDVEKAAYLINSKLFRPPYGKIRPSQMRLLKNKFKIIIWDVMSCDYDQNISGEKCLENVIKNAKSGSIIVFHDSLKAKENMMYALPRAIDHFKKKGYQFMLLD; this is encoded by the coding sequence ATGTTTAAGGTTAAACCGCCTAAAATATTAAGAAAATTATTTCGTGCTCTTGTTTGGAATTATCCCAAACAAGAGCATGATATTATCTATCTTACCTTTGATGATGGGCCCTGTCCGGAAGTTACTCCATGGATTCTGGAAACCCTCCGCAAAGCCGATGTAAAAGCAACGTTTTTTTGTGTGGGCATGAATGTGGAAGAATATCCCGATTTATATTATCAAATCCTAAAAGAAGGACATGTGGTCGGAAATCATTCCTATAGTCATTTAAAAGGTTTTCGAGCTAACATACTGGAATATCTGGAAGATGTCGAGAAAGCCGCTTATTTGATTAACAGCAAGTTATTCCGTCCTCCTTATGGCAAAATAAGGCCTTCGCAAATGAGGCTGCTTAAAAATAAGTTCAAGATTATTATTTGGGATGTGATGAGCTGTGATTATGACCAAAATATCAGCGGAGAAAAATGCCTGGAAAATGTCATAAAAAATGCAAAATCCGGTTCAATTATTGTTTTTCACGATTCCCTGAAGGCAAAAGAAAATATGATGTATGCACTTCCCCGTGCCATTGATCATTTTAAGAAAAAGGGATATCAGTTTATGCTCCTCGATTAG
- a CDS encoding DUF2723 domain-containing protein, with the protein MKKYRLINNIVGWVVFIIASVVYISTIESTASFWDCGEFIATAFKLEVGHPPGAPFFMIFARLFSLFAGGNVAKVPVMVNILSALASGFTILFLFWTITHLAKKIIAKSSDTLSTGQLIAIMGSGIVGALAYTFTDSFWFSAVEGEVYASSSFFTAIVFWAILKWEDVADQKHANRWIIFIAYMMGLSIGVHLLNLLTIPALVMVYYFKKYPVTKAGIFKMLLIAVLLLGGVMYVIIPGVFVVASWFELFFVNTLHFGYNSGVIVYSILLIGLVVWGNYYTYKKKKVLANTVVLAITVILIGYSSFAMTIIRSAADPPLDEDDPHDVFSLLSYLNREQYGDRPLLYGPTYNAPIVDSKEGKPTYTQLNGKYVVTNREVKYVYDDRFNTLFPRMYSREQNHVASYQDWADVKGTPIQVEGNQNNPQAQVVYKPTFGENMKFFFRYQIGYMYLRYFMWNFAGRQNDMEGTDKGDILHGNWICGINFIDEARLGPQDNLPDDLKNNKARNTYYLLPLILGLIGAFYHWRKYQRDFWVVMMFFIMTGLAIVIYLNQTPYQPRDRDYAYAGSFYAFAIWIGIGVLAIADFIKKKVKVPEIPIAVVTTGVCLLAVPCIMAEQNWDDHNRSGRYTCRDFAYNYLNSCAPNAILFTNGDNDTFPLWYIQEVEGVRTDVRVCNLSYLSADWYIKQMGYKANQSDPLPISMPFEKYLQGTRDVVYLMDRIKDTIDLKEAMQFVASDDPQTKQVPNYSGSVDYIPGKNLSLKVDRNIVLANGTVSKDKAKLIVPAVNFSIQQPYITKSGMMILEMLAHNNWKRPIYFAITVSNDNYLNLDPYFQVEGLAYRIVPIKAASSSQGELGTIDTKIMYNNMINKFRWGGVDNPKVYLDENNLRMLSNFRSNFGRLANALIDQGKKDSARVVLNRCMKIMPNERVPFNYFILPIAEGYYRLKDNGNANKLVEKLLSITESKLRYYFSVPQRLATKLDEEKRLNLYVLKEMGQLAQAYNQKALLARITSCFGQYMNQYERTAPQQGPTQQQQQQQQQQQAPANGDNGPN; encoded by the coding sequence ATGAAGAAGTACAGACTAATCAACAACATTGTTGGCTGGGTAGTATTCATCATTGCTTCGGTGGTATATATTTCGACTATCGAATCGACAGCCAGTTTTTGGGACTGTGGCGAATTTATCGCTACAGCATTTAAACTTGAAGTAGGACATCCACCCGGAGCACCTTTCTTTATGATTTTTGCACGTTTGTTCTCCTTATTTGCCGGAGGCAATGTTGCCAAAGTACCTGTTATGGTTAATATTTTATCAGCTTTGGCCAGTGGATTTACTATTTTGTTCTTGTTCTGGACTATTACGCATTTAGCCAAGAAAATAATAGCGAAATCATCGGATACACTTTCTACCGGGCAGTTAATAGCCATTATGGGCAGTGGTATCGTTGGTGCCCTGGCTTATACATTTACTGATAGTTTCTGGTTTTCAGCTGTTGAAGGTGAAGTTTATGCTTCTTCCTCTTTCTTTACGGCCATTGTATTCTGGGCCATTTTGAAGTGGGAAGATGTGGCCGATCAGAAACATGCCAATCGATGGATAATTTTTATAGCCTATATGATGGGGCTTTCCATTGGAGTGCATTTGCTTAACCTGTTGACCATTCCTGCCCTTGTGATGGTGTATTACTTTAAAAAATATCCCGTTACCAAAGCAGGTATATTCAAAATGTTGCTCATTGCCGTATTGCTACTGGGCGGAGTGATGTATGTTATTATTCCGGGAGTATTTGTAGTAGCATCGTGGTTTGAATTGTTTTTTGTCAACACCTTGCATTTTGGATATAATTCGGGCGTAATTGTTTATTCCATCTTATTGATTGGCCTGGTGGTTTGGGGTAATTATTATACCTACAAGAAAAAGAAAGTTCTAGCCAATACAGTGGTCTTGGCTATTACGGTTATCCTTATAGGTTATTCCTCATTTGCCATGACAATTATTCGTTCGGCTGCCGATCCTCCCCTGGATGAAGATGATCCGCATGACGTTTTCTCCCTGCTTTCTTATTTAAACAGGGAACAATATGGCGACCGTCCACTTTTGTATGGGCCGACCTATAACGCTCCAATCGTTGATTCCAAGGAAGGTAAACCTACCTATACCCAGTTAAACGGGAAGTATGTTGTGACAAACCGCGAAGTGAAGTACGTTTATGACGACAGGTTTAATACACTTTTCCCGAGAATGTACAGCAGGGAACAAAATCATGTTGCTTCTTATCAGGATTGGGCAGACGTTAAGGGTACACCAATTCAGGTTGAAGGAAATCAGAACAATCCTCAGGCTCAGGTGGTTTATAAACCTACTTTTGGTGAAAATATGAAGTTCTTCTTCCGTTATCAGATTGGGTACATGTACTTAAGGTATTTTATGTGGAATTTTGCCGGACGCCAAAATGATATGGAAGGAACGGATAAGGGAGATATCCTTCATGGAAACTGGATCTGTGGTATAAACTTTATTGATGAAGCCCGTTTAGGCCCTCAGGATAATTTACCTGACGATTTGAAAAATAATAAAGCCAGAAATACCTATTATCTTTTGCCCTTAATCTTAGGATTGATTGGTGCATTTTATCATTGGAGAAAATATCAACGGGATTTCTGGGTCGTTATGATGTTTTTCATTATGACGGGTTTGGCCATAGTGATATATTTGAATCAGACGCCTTATCAGCCGCGTGACCGGGATTATGCTTATGCGGGATCATTCTATGCTTTTGCTATATGGATTGGTATTGGAGTATTGGCCATTGCTGATTTCATCAAGAAGAAGGTGAAGGTTCCCGAAATACCGATTGCTGTTGTTACAACAGGCGTTTGCCTGTTGGCTGTTCCTTGTATTATGGCAGAACAAAACTGGGATGATCACAACCGTTCCGGACGATATACCTGCAGGGATTTTGCATATAACTATCTGAATTCCTGTGCACCCAATGCTATTCTATTTACCAATGGTGATAATGATACTTTCCCTCTTTGGTATATTCAGGAAGTTGAAGGAGTCAGAACGGATGTCAGGGTTTGTAATTTGAGTTACCTCAGTGCCGACTGGTACATCAAGCAGATGGGGTATAAAGCAAATCAATCTGATCCTTTGCCTATTTCAATGCCTTTTGAAAAATACCTGCAGGGGACAAGAGATGTGGTTTATCTGATGGATAGGATTAAGGATACCATTGATTTGAAGGAAGCAATGCAATTTGTTGCCAGTGATGATCCACAGACCAAACAGGTACCCAATTACAGCGGTTCCGTGGATTATATACCGGGCAAGAATCTTTCCCTCAAGGTTGATCGCAATATTGTGCTGGCAAATGGAACTGTCAGTAAGGACAAAGCAAAACTGATTGTTCCTGCTGTTAACTTCTCTATTCAGCAGCCATACATTACCAAGAGCGGTATGATGATCCTGGAGATGCTGGCACACAATAATTGGAAACGTCCAATTTACTTTGCCATCACCGTATCCAATGACAATTACCTGAATCTGGATCCTTATTTCCAGGTTGAAGGTTTGGCCTACAGGATTGTTCCTATTAAAGCAGCCAGTTCCAGTCAGGGTGAGTTGGGAACCATTGACACTAAGATTATGTACAACAATATGATCAATAAATTCAGGTGGGGTGGGGTAGATAATCCCAAAGTTTACCTGGATGAAAATAATCTGAGAATGTTGTCGAATTTCAGAAGTAATTTTGGCAGACTGGCTAATGCCCTGATAGACCAGGGAAAGAAGGACTCGGCAAGAGTAGTTCTGAACAGGTGTATGAAGATTATGCCTAATGAAAGAGTGCCTTTCAACTATTTTATTTTACCGATTGCTGAAGGTTATTACCGGTTGAAGGATAATGGCAATGCCAATAAACTGGTTGAAAAACTCTTGAGTATTACTGAAAGCAAGCTCAGGTATTATTTCAGTGTTCCACAGAGATTAGCCACCAAGCTTGACGAGGAAAAGAGGCTTAATCTTTATGTCCTGAAGGAAATGGGGCAACTTGCTCAGGCTTATAATCAGAAGGCTTTGTTGGCCAGGATTACATCATGTTTTGGGCAGTATATGAACCAATATGAAAGGACTGCACCGCAGCAGGGGCCAACTCAACAGCAACAACAGCAGCAGCAGCAGCAACAAGCACCTGCTAATGGGGATAATGGCCCTAATTAA